The Paramisgurnus dabryanus chromosome 1, PD_genome_1.1, whole genome shotgun sequence genome includes a window with the following:
- the ing3 gene encoding inhibitor of growth protein 3 isoform X1, with translation MLYLEDYLEMIEQLPMDLRDRFTEMREMDLQVQNAMDQLEQRVNEFFTNAKKNKPEWREEQMEIIKKDYYKALEDADEKVQLANQIYDLVDRHLRKLDQELAKFKMELEADNAGITEILERRSLEMDSPSQPVNNHHVHSHTTVEKRKYSTPVHHTTEHVPEKKFKSEALLSTLTSDASKENTPGCRVNSTSSTNNVYSVNSSQSLSSYNLSPLPAGPATGAGAITNAAAQAVLATAQMKEGRRTSSMKATYEAVKNNDFLSRDFALSRDSSGYTSSALANTLTQPLTSSNNSDSRAGRKTKGNTKSSNHQSSSSSSSSSLSSCSSSSALAHELVQTTVTETDTNSQVDWTYDPNEPRYCICNQVSYGEMVGCDNQDCPIEWFHYGCVGLTEAPKGKWYCPQCTAAMKRRGSRHK, from the exons ATGCTATGGATCAACTAGAGCAGCGGGTTAATGAGTTCTTTACTAATGCAAAGAAGAACAAACCAGAATGGAGAGAAGAACAGATGGAAATCATTAAAAAG GACTACTATAAAGCTTTAGAAGATGCAGATGAAAAAGTCCAgttagccaatcaaatctatgaCCTG GTCGATCGACATTTGAGGAAGCTGGATCAGGAGTTGGCAAAGTTCAAAATGGAGCTGGAGGCAGATAATGCTGGCATCACAGAGATCCTGGAGAGAC GTTCGCTGGAGATGGATAGCCCCTCCCAACCTGTCAATAACCACCACGTCCACTCACACACCACTGTTGAGA AGAGGAAGTACAGCACACCAGTCCACCACACTACTGAACATGTACCAGAGAAGAAGTTTAAATCAGAGGCCTTGCTGTCCACGCTCACGTCAGACGCCTCTAAAGAAAACACACCAG GCTGCAGAGTAAACAGCACGTCCTCCACTAACAACGTTTATAGCGTCAACTCCTCCCAGTCGCTTTCCTCGTACAATCTCAGCCCACTTCCTGCCGGGCCCGCCACAGGGGCGGGTGCCATTACCAATGCTGCAGCCCAGGCAGTGCTTGCCACCGCAcag ATGAAAGAGGGCAGGAGGACGTCCAGTATGAAGGCCACTTACGAGGCTGTTAAAAACAATGACTTCTTGAGTCGTGACTTTGCTCTGAGTCGTGACTCCAGCGGTTATACGTCTTCTGCGCTGGCCAACACGCTTACACAACCACTCACATCCAGCAACAACTCAGACTCCCGCGCAGGACGCAAGACCAA AGGGAACACAAAGTCTTCCAACCATCAGTCCTCTtcatcctcctcttcctcttctCTGTCATCCTGCTCCTCATCTTCAGCGCTGGCTCATGAGCTCGTACAGACCACAGTCACAGAGACCGACACCAACAGTCAGGTGGACTGGACATATGACCCCAATGAACCTCGATACTGCATCTGCAACCAG GTGTCGTACGGCGAGATGGTCGGTTGTGATAACCAAGAT TGTCCGATCGAATGGTTTCACTACGGCTGCGTGGGTTTGACCGAGGCGCCTAAAGGAAAGTGGTACTGTCCGCAGTGCACAGCGGCCATGAAGAGGAGAGGAAGCAGACATAAATAA
- the ing3 gene encoding inhibitor of growth protein 3 isoform X2, whose protein sequence is MLYLEDYLEMIEQLPMDLRDRFTEMREMDLQVQNAMDQLEQRVNEFFTNAKKNKPEWREEQMEIIKKDYYKALEDADEKVQLANQIYDLVDRHLRKLDQELAKFKMELEADNAGITEILERRSLEMDSPSQPVNNHHVHSHTTVEKRKYSTPVHHTTEHVPEKKFKSEALLSTLTSDASKENTPGCRVNSTSSTNNVYSVNSSQSLSSYNLSPLPAGPATGAGAITNAAAQTPAQDARPKGTQSLPTISPLHPPLPLLCHPAPHLQRWLMSSYRPQSQRPTPTVRWTGHMTPMNLDTASATRCRTARWSVVITKIVRSNGFTTAAWV, encoded by the exons ATGCTATGGATCAACTAGAGCAGCGGGTTAATGAGTTCTTTACTAATGCAAAGAAGAACAAACCAGAATGGAGAGAAGAACAGATGGAAATCATTAAAAAG GACTACTATAAAGCTTTAGAAGATGCAGATGAAAAAGTCCAgttagccaatcaaatctatgaCCTG GTCGATCGACATTTGAGGAAGCTGGATCAGGAGTTGGCAAAGTTCAAAATGGAGCTGGAGGCAGATAATGCTGGCATCACAGAGATCCTGGAGAGAC GTTCGCTGGAGATGGATAGCCCCTCCCAACCTGTCAATAACCACCACGTCCACTCACACACCACTGTTGAGA AGAGGAAGTACAGCACACCAGTCCACCACACTACTGAACATGTACCAGAGAAGAAGTTTAAATCAGAGGCCTTGCTGTCCACGCTCACGTCAGACGCCTCTAAAGAAAACACACCAG GCTGCAGAGTAAACAGCACGTCCTCCACTAACAACGTTTATAGCGTCAACTCCTCCCAGTCGCTTTCCTCGTACAATCTCAGCCCACTTCCTGCCGGGCCCGCCACAGGGGCGGGTGCCATTACCAATGCTGCAGCCCAG ACTCCCGCGCAGGACGCAAGACCAA AGGGAACACAAAGTCTTCCAACCATCAGTCCTCTtcatcctcctcttcctcttctCTGTCATCCTGCTCCTCATCTTCAGCGCTGGCTCATGAGCTCGTACAGACCACAGTCACAGAGACCGACACCAACAGTCAGGTGGACTGGACATATGACCCCAATGAACCTCGATACTGCATCTGCAACCAG GTGTCGTACGGCGAGATGGTCGGTTGTGATAACCAAGAT TGTCCGATCGAATGGTTTCACTACGGCTGCGTGGGTTTGA